The Xanthomonas sp. DAR 80977 nucleotide sequence CCTGCGCCACACGTTAAGCCGATGTCGGAAACGCCTGCGGCGTTTGCGCGGGATTCACCTGCAGGCCGCGCGCAGCCGCGGCGGCTACAGGCCCGGCGGCATGGTCACCAGGAAGCGCGCGCCGCCCAGTTCCTCGGAACGGCTCACCTGCAGTTCGCCGCGGTAGCCCTTCACCAGGTCCTGCACGATGGCCAGGCCGATCCCGTGGCCGTGCACGCGTTCGTCGCCGCGCACGCCGCGCTGCAGGATGTGCGCGACCTCCTCCGGGGCGATGCCGGGGCCGTCGTCCTCGACCGAGATCACCAGGCCGGCGCGGCGGCTGCCGGCGGCCGGGGCCGGACGCACGCTCAGCAGCACCCGCCGCCGCGCCCACTTGAAGGCGTTCTCGAGCAGGTTGCCGAGCAGTTCCTGCAGGTCGCCGGGTTCGCCGTGGAAGCGCGCGCTCGGCTCGATGTCGAACTCGCACAGCACGCCCTTGGCCGCGTACACCTTCTCCAGGCCGCGCACGATCTCCTCGGCGTTGGGTTCGATCGGCAGCGGCGCGGAGAACAGCTTGTGGCCGCTGGAAGCGGCGCGGCTGAGTTGGTAGGTCACCAGGTTGTTCATGCGCCGCAGCTGCGCGTCCAGTTCCTCGCGCAGCTCCGGGCCCTCGGTGCCGCTGTCGAGCTGGGTGCGCAGCACCGCCAGCGGCGTCTTCAGGCTGTGCGCCAGGTCGGCCAGGGTGTTGCGCTGGCGGTCCAGGTTCTCGCGCTCGCTCTCGATGAAGGCGTTGATGCTGTCGGTCAGCGGCTCCAGCTCG carries:
- a CDS encoding sensor histidine kinase, coding for MQARQLLAASLSLVAFLAAAGYALDQAFADTALSNLRERLKSYATAYANNVDVARDGSLYINNDKPPPDPHFDRPGSGLYAQIVMPNERWISMSSEGPLPPKGGMLEPRQETFDGPWPMTQIDGSEGEVYRYGIGLAYVRRDKETPVTIYIMEDTRALGAQLLVFRHRVWFNLGGAGLILLLLQAFILQWSLRPLRRVINELTKVQRGEAVRMGDRHPRELEPLTDSINAFIESERENLDRQRNTLADLAHSLKTPLAVLRTQLDSGTEGPELREELDAQLRRMNNLVTYQLSRAASSGHKLFSAPLPIEPNAEEIVRGLEKVYAAKGVLCEFDIEPSARFHGEPGDLQELLGNLLENAFKWARRRVLLSVRPAPAAGSRRAGLVISVEDDGPGIAPEEVAHILQRGVRGDERVHGHGIGLAIVQDLVKGYRGELQVSRSEELGGARFLVTMPPGL